The DNA region GCCGGAACCGCGACCAGCGGGTCGACCGCGTACGTCTGCAACTCCTTCTCGATCGCACGCATGTAGTAGGAGCGCATCGTTGCGACGATGCCGATCATCTGCATGTACGCCAGTACGGCCAGCGTCGGCAGTGGGGTCGCGGCGAGCACCGCATCGTGCACCGGGAAGCACTCCTCTTTCTGCCCAGCCGTGCAGGTCTGGCTGACAGCCGCCACTACGGCAGTGGCTAGGGCCACGGCTACGCCGATCAGCGCCGCCATTGTTCCGACGAAGGAACGTTCATCGTCGCGCGCCATCTCGTAGTCGCTGATCAGTACGGCGAGCCGAGATTGATCAGCAGCGTTTACCATCACGCGGGCCACGATCATCAACATGACACATCGCAGCAAGTGGGGAATACCGGCGGGATGGCTGCCTCGACCGGGTGCCGTTGCGGATGTTGCCCGCGCCGTCACCCGCCTGGTCGTGTTTGGCGTAGCCGAGGTGCTCGGTCATCTCCTCGTTCAACGCGGTCTCCAGGACCGTCTTGGTCAACTGCTTTACCAGCCCGCCCGGGCCCGATCAACGACAGCCCTTGCTCCTTCGCGGCCCGGACGAGCTCGACCGCGGCCTTCGCCTCCGCTGACAGCTCGGGCCGCTTCTTACGTCCGATTTGATCGTTCAGGTCGCGGTCCTCACGGCACTCTCTTCACCAGGCACAACGCCCCAGCAGGTCAGGCCGGAAACACGTTAGATCCACACGCCCGTGCCCTACAGGTCGTCAAAGCGCTGCGGGTTAGTAACGGTGTCGGGTCCGTGGTCGCAGGGCAATTCGTGCAGGTGCCTGCGGTGGATGGGGTCCGAAACGAGGGTCCACACACGGCCAGCGGGGTCGGGGCCGTGCACAGCGGTGGCGATCGGGCTGGCGGTGCGCAGTCCGGCGAGCACACCGAGGAGGCTGGCCTCGCGGCGGCGGCTGGGTACCCAGAACAGCACCGGGTAGCGGGGGCCGAAGGTGGTGAGGCGTTCGTAGCCGCGGAGTTTTGCCACGACGCGGGCGAGGTTCTCGGTGTCGTTGTCGTATTCGAGGAAGAAGCCGGTTGAGGTGTCGCCGATGGTCCACACGCCGTGCCCGTCGGGGCGGATGCCGGCTTGGGCGTAGACGGTGGTGGCGTGCTGCTCGGACCACCATCGGGACAACCGGGTGTCGGGTGTGTGGCGGGCGGTGGCGATGAGGTCGGTGAAGAACTGGTTGACGCCGAGGAGGTGGTTGACCTGGCCGCTGGCGGCGATCCGTTTGGCGCGTTCCAGGGAGCTGCGCGGCGGCTTGCCGCTGGCACCGGCTGGGTCGTGGTAGGTGGTGGGGTGTAGTTGCAGTCCGACGGGGCCGAGGGTGTAGAGCAGGGATCCGTAGCGGCCGGTGTGGTTGCTGCGGCCGAAGCGGTGTAGGACGTCGAGGCGGTGCAGGATCGTGAGTCGGCGTTGGGCGGTGCGGCGGCTGTCGAAGAAGGCGTTGGTGATCTGGTCGGTGGACAGCAGGTAGTGCTCGGCGAGTAGCGCGAGGAGGGCGTGGTCGCGGGGGACGATGCGGCCGAATACCGCGAGGGGGTCGGGTTTGCTGGAGGCGGGGGGAACGCGGGAGTACACGATGTTTGCTCCTTTGGGCAGGATGGGGTTCCCTCCCGATCGGGAGGGTGTCTGGCAGTGGGGAGTCGGTGCGGAGGGTCTGCCAGGGGGCGTGTGCGGCACTGACAGACCAGGTCAGCACTGTGGGAGCGGTGTTCGGCGGTCATCGGTCGCGATCCCGGTGACGGTCCGGTGCGCGAC from Micromonospora sp. NBC_01739 includes:
- a CDS encoding replication-relaxation family protein, translated to MYSRVPPASSKPDPLAVFGRIVPRDHALLALLAEHYLLSTDQITNAFFDSRRTAQRRLTILHRLDVLHRFGRSNHTGRYGSLLYTLGPVGLQLHPTTYHDPAGASGKPPRSSLERAKRIAASGQVNHLLGVNQFFTDLIATARHTPDTRLSRWWSEQHATTVYAQAGIRPDGHGVWTIGDTSTGFFLEYDNDTENLARVVAKLRGYERLTTFGPRYPVLFWVPSRRREASLLGVLAGLRTASPIATAVHGPDPAGRVWTLVSDPIHRRHLHELPCDHGPDTVTNPQRFDDL